One genomic region from Marmota flaviventris isolate mMarFla1 chromosome 6, mMarFla1.hap1, whole genome shotgun sequence encodes:
- the Rps18 gene encoding small ribosomal subunit protein uS13, with the protein MSLVIPEKFQHILRVLNTNIDGRRKIAFAITAIKGVGRRYAHVVLRKADIDLTKRAGELTEDEVERVITIMQNPRQYKIPDWFLNRQKDVKDGKYSQVLANGLDNKLREDLERLKKIRAHRGLRHFWGLRVRGQHTKTTGRRGRTVGVSKKK; encoded by the exons ATG TCTCTAGTGATTCCTGAAAAGTTCCAGCACATTTTGCGAGTACTCAACACAAACATCGATGGGCGGCGGAAAATAGCCTTTGCCATCACTGCCATTAAG GGTGTGGGGCGAAGGTATGCCCATGTGGTGTTGAGGAAAGCAGACATTGACCTCACCAAGAGGGCTGGAGAACTCACTGAAGATGAG GTTGAACGTGTGATCACCATTATGCAGAATCCACGACAGTACAAGATCCCAGACTGGTTCTTGAACAGACAGAAGGATGTAAAGGATGGAAAATACAGCCAG GTTCTGGCCAATGGTCTAGACAATAAACTCCGGGAGGACCTAGAGCGACTGAAGAAGATTAGGGCCCACAGGGGACTGCGCCACTTCTGGGG CCTTCGTGTCCGAGGCCAGCACACTAAGACCACTGGGCGCCGCGGCCGCACCGTGGGTGTATCTAAGAAGAAATGA
- the B3galt4 gene encoding beta-1,3-galactosyltransferase 4 has protein sequence MPLSLFRRFLLATLLLVIVWTLFGPSGVGEELLSLSLASLLPAPALPGPPLALPRLLIPNQEACSGPGAPPFLLILVCTAPENLNQRNAIRASWGGLREAQGLRVQTLFLLGEPNEQHPNSGAQKNDLAWESAAQGDILQAAFQDSYRNLTLKTLSGLNWVNKHCPMARYVLKTDDDVYVNVPELVSELILRGGPGEQWERGVEPQRSADAVNKEPESQAVGSQAVPLLYLGRVHWRVKPSRTPGDRHRVSEEQWPPTWGPFPPYASGTGYVLSASAVQLILKVASRTPPLPLEDVFVGVSARRGGLAPTHCVKLAGATHYPLDRCCYGKFLLTSHKLDPWKMQEAWKLVSGLDGERTTPFCSWLQRVLGILRCRMMAWRHS, from the coding sequence ATGCCCCTCAGCCTCTTTCGGCGCTTTCTCCTTGCCACCCTGCTGCTGGTGATCGTCTGGACCCTCTTTGGGCcctcaggggtgggggaggagctgCTGAGCCTCTCGCTAGCATCCCTGCTCCCAGCCCCCGCCTTGCCGGGGCCGCCCCTGGCCCTGCCCCGCCTCTTGATCCCCAACCAGGAGGCTTGCAGTGGGCCCGGCGCCCCTCCCTTCTTGCTAATCCTGGTGTGCACAGCCCCGGAGAACCTGAACCAGAGAAATGCCATTAGGGCCTCGTGGGGCGGACTGCGCGAGGCCCAAGGGTTGAGGGTGCAGACACTCTTTCTGCTGGGAGAGCCTAATGAGCAGCATCCCAACAGTGGTGCCCAGAAGAATGATCTGGCATGGGAGTCAGCAGCCCAAGGGGACATCTTGCAGGCCGCTTTCCAGGATTCCTACCGCAACTTGACCCTCAAGACCCTCAGTGGGCTGAACTGGGTCAACAAACACTGCCCCATGGCCCGATACGTCCTAAAGACAGACGATGATGTTTATGTCAACGTCCCTGAGCTGGTGTCAGAACTGATCCTGAGAGGGGGTCCTGGGGAGCAATGGGAAAGGGGTGTGGAGCCCCAGAGATCAGCTGATGCTGTAAACAAAGAGCCAGAAAGCCAGGCAGTGGGGAGTCAGGCAGTGCCACTTCTGTACCTAGGCCGGGTACATTGGAGGGTGAAACCTTCTCGGACACCCGGGGACCGGCACAGAGTGTCAGAAGAGCAGTGGCCTCCCACCTGGGGCCCCTTTCCACCCTATGCTTCTGGTACAGGGTATGTGCTGTCAGCTTCTGCTGTGCAGCTCATTCTGAAGGTGGCCAGTCGGACACCCCCTCTGCCACTGGAGGATGTCTTTGTGGGGGTAAGTGCACGACGAGGAGGCCTTGCCCCAACCCACTGTGTGAAGCTGGCTGGTGCCACCCACTATCCTCTGGACCGGTGCTGCTACGGGAAATTCCTGCTGACGTCCCACAAATTGGATCCCTGGAAGATGCAGGAAGCCTGGAAGTTGGTGAGCGGACTGGATGGGGAAAGGACTACACCCTTTTGCTCCTGGCTCCAGAGAGTCCTAGGCATCCTGCGGTGTCGGATGATGGCCTGGAGGCATAGCTGA